The genomic stretch ACCCTACGAAATGTTCGACCCCAAGGAGGCCGCCGCGGGGAAGGAGATTCTGGTGCAGGACATGAGCGGCAAGCTCACCCCCTTCGGCCAAGTCTCCCCCATGACGCAGGCCCTGAACCGCCAACTGATGTTCCGGCGGTTGCACGTCGCGCCGGCGCACAAGGCGATCGTGACCGACGCGCTGGCGGGAACCTGAGACGCTCTTCTGTAGGACAGGCATTCCTGCCTGTCTCTCCCCCCCCGTCTTCTCTCCCCCCGTATTCTGTCTCTCTCGCTCTTCTGTGGCACAGGCATTCTTGCCTGTGTCTCTTCGTCTTTGCATTGGTGGGACGGACATTCTCGTCTGCCTCTCTTGTGTTGCGCTTTCATGAAATCAAAAGAGACGCGAAGTCGCGAAGGCGCGAAGCAGGCGCGAAGGAAGACGCAGGAAATCCTGACCCCCGCGGCTCTCGACGGCGGTTTGGGTAAGGCGAAACGCGAATCCGTGCACCATTGTGCAACATCGGGTGAGGACGATGGAGGTTCATGCGCGAAGCGCGTCGGCTATTCAGTTGTCAAAGAACACGCTATCCATCTCTACGCCCGCGCTGCGCAGTAGAGGCGATTCTGGCGCAACGCCGATTCGTTTTCTTCGCGTCCTCCTTCGCGTTCTTCGCGCCTTCGCGTCTCTGCCTCTTCGCAATGGACAAGATGTCCGCCTCACCAAAGACAGAAGTCGAAAGACGAATGGCAGAAGAGACACAGGCAAGAATGCCTGTGCCACAGAAGAGAGGCAGAGAGAATACGGGGAGAGTAAGACGGGGGGGAGAGACAGGCAGGAATGCCTGTCCTACAGAAGAGGTGTTCCGGCCATGACGCCATCATGTAAGCCGACTAGCGTGCCGGCTGCGTCGCCGCCGGCGCAGTCGTCGCAGCGGTGGTGGGACGGATTGCGCGTGATGGGGCCGGCTTTGTGGCCGGGGCAGTGGTGGGCTTGGTCGCCGGAGCGGGCGCGGGTTTGGTCGACAGAACAGCCGCGGGCTTGGTTGCCGGGCTAAGCACTGGATTGGTGGCCGGGGCAACCGCGGGTTTTGCGGGCGGTGTGGCGGGCGGTGACTTCTTCACGGGCGCCGTCGCGGGTGGCGGGGGCGGCGCGACTGGCTTCCTCGTGATCTCGACCACCTGCCACATCTGCACGCGGTCGGCCACGCGGGGCCGGGCGCGCGGGGGGCTGACGCGGATCGGGCGGTTGTCGCTGAGGACGACCGAGGGCTCCGACCATGTCGCAATCACCTTGGTGTCGTAGATTTTTTCGGGTGCGAAGCGCCGACGGCCACTGGTGACTTCGCTCTTCGTCGCGATGAAAAAGACGCGTTGGCCGGCGTTCAGCGCCGCGTCCATCAGGTCGTTCTGGCGCTTCACCAACTGCGCGGTATTGTCGTCCTTCAGCAAATCGTAGAGCGCCTTGGCGCGGTGCGGCTGGAAGGGCTGGGCCTTGTCGAGGTCTTCGCTCAGGTCCGCCAGCCGTCGCACCGCCACTTCGTTGAAGAGGTCGGTCGGGTAGAACTGCCAGTCGCCCACCAGTTGCAGGTGGTGCATCAGGTTGTCCTTCGAGAAGACCACCGACCCCGCCGGCACGTTGGCGGCCACCACGTCGCCACCATCGCGCACGACGGTTTGGCCGCGCTGGTCCGATTCGACGTTGGCGATCGACGTGTTGAACGCCAGCGCGCAGCCGGCCAGCACGACCGTCGCGCCCGGCCGCAGGTAGAGCACGGGGCCGAGCACCAATCCCAGTATCGCGCCTGCCCCGGCGCTGGGCAGCGTGTTCCAGCCATCGTCGATGCGCGACAGCATCGCGCCGATCATCGCCCCGGCGACGGCGCAGAGCCCGGCGATCTCCAGGATGCGGCGCGGTGGCGCGTGGGAGACGTCCAGCAACCGCATCGCGACCATCGCCGCCGCCGCCATCGCCGGGAAGACCGTCAGAAAGAACCGCGAGTACCCGATCGCCAGGCTGTCGGGCGCCCAGTAGTAGACCGTGTAGATGAACACGCACGGCAGCGCCCACGCCGTCATCACCAGCGCCGGCCGCACGTCGTGCCGGAACCAGACCGCCAGGCCGATCATGGCGATCGGGAAGAGGAACATCAGCCCGGTCATGTAGAACTGTCGCAGCATCGTGTCCCAGTTCTCGGCGAAGTGCGCCCAGAGAAAGCCGGTGCTCTCGTTCGTGGGGTCGTACCCCGTGGGGCTGCCGAAGTAGGACATGTTGACCGCGAGCAGTGCGCCGACCGGAATCGCCCAGGCGATGAAGAGCGCGATCGCCTGCAGCAACGGCTCGCGCTTCCACGACCAACGTGCGGTCGCGGACGCGTCTGGCGGTGCGTCGGCATTGGCAGGAT from Tepidisphaeraceae bacterium encodes the following:
- a CDS encoding glycosyltransferase family 39 protein, encoding MRFVILQSSSFRPIDLTDTGGASRAVLPLSASGAEPRYRRWLYHLVALALAAAYFWVAMQYWVPAHGGVDQNGYLYGAKRLLETGSMAVKPVDPYAFVGRMWVTGAEPGVYYPKYPIGLPAIYAVALAIGGVKLVYLVNPIAMSLALLATYHIVSRWVGAFYGLLALLVVATSPVTMGLTNNPNSHATALCTVAWGMALLLSWWQSPKIGWAPWARVIAAGLLLGTAVTIRYTEGLLLLPIASVALFACYDAHAGRLRWKRNQQTGDPANADAPPDASATARWSWKREPLLQAIALFIAWAIPVGALLAVNMSYFGSPTGYDPTNESTGFLWAHFAENWDTMLRQFYMTGLMFLFPIAMIGLAVWFRHDVRPALVMTAWALPCVFIYTVYYWAPDSLAIGYSRFFLTVFPAMAAAAMVAMRLLDVSHAPPRRILEIAGLCAVAGAMIGAMLSRIDDGWNTLPSAGAGAILGLVLGPVLYLRPGATVVLAGCALAFNTSIANVESDQRGQTVVRDGGDVVAANVPAGSVVFSKDNLMHHLQLVGDWQFYPTDLFNEVAVRRLADLSEDLDKAQPFQPHRAKALYDLLKDDNTAQLVKRQNDLMDAALNAGQRVFFIATKSEVTSGRRRFAPEKIYDTKVIATWSEPSVVLSDNRPIRVSPPRARPRVADRVQMWQVVEITRKPVAPPPPPATAPVKKSPPATPPAKPAVAPATNPVLSPATKPAAVLSTKPAPAPATKPTTAPATKPAPSRAIRPTTAATTAPAATQPAR